A window from Pagrus major chromosome 4, Pma_NU_1.0 encodes these proteins:
- the dis3l gene encoding DIS3-like exonuclease 1, with amino-acid sequence MIKTEKILHLKSHRGRKVRVVREHYLRERVPCYSSLCQADCDNDGKVLPGDLTHYVVPDVGVVVDFLEILEFRELQGVVFTQTACQAVQHSKGRRQYNRLRNLLKDPRHDCVLFANEFQEYSYCPREKGESQEKWQTRCVYSAAVWYHNHLAGMMDVVMITEDQDAVAQYSSLNSGVYVISVQDFLQNFWPELQVAHELYSSISQALQEKESEASQKEYTEHLPAEILEAGIKSGRYIKGTLNINKHHDEASIMTEGLSNKNKDLSWGVLVCGNKNRNRAVHGDTVVVELLPKSEWRGKVTALSEGEEKSGEENESKPMPTGRVVGILQRNWRDYVVTFPPRDGTQSQSRNSQRILAVPWDRRIPKIRISTQQADALQDHRVVVRIDSWESTSLYPNGHSVRVLGRAGELETEVQTILIENCIHVPPFSDAQLREMPVNSPEKPWRMDPVQVAERRDLRETHLVFSIDPRGCEDVDDTLSVRSIAGGKLLELGVHIADVTHFVTEGSLTDLEARMRSTTYYLADRRYDMLPAVLSADLCSLLGGVDRYAMSVMWELDAQTLAVNKVWYGRTVIRSSYQLHYELAQALLNGEQAEVPELAQLEPEVKDAKLAELTQALETLTHVARHLRAQRDRGGALELEGVEVRAQLDEERNITALVPRQPLEVHETVAECMIYANHWVARKIQETFPHQALLRRHPPPRQEFFSQLVESATAKGFTIDTRTNKALADSLDQAVDPQDTLVNRMLRMMATTAMSQALYFSTGLESQDQYYHYGLALDRYTHFTSPIRRYADIVVHRLLTAAIAMERGTDSGKEIASNKELEELAQHINNKNRAAQRAQKLSTVLFQCLYFKERDPETDQQCVADAVIYSIRNNGLLVFIPEYGVKGPVYLKNREGQVVAAGQDGSCEWQSGSLRQHSDHISTTSSCGTSTFRLFDHITVRVSVRSTSSHADSLNLEVISNKPHRSAEPQQPHSQGRSQLVQEVVRLAEEAHQQAQEKAARRPKLSREEREFSQSKTPNLYSLLEEVRELALMDLDMAAQVCATSA; translated from the exons ATGATTAAGACGGAGAAGATTCTGCATCTGAAGAGCCACCGGGGCAGGAAGGTCCGTGTGGTCCGGGAACATTATCTGAGGGAGCGGGTGCCCTGCTACAGCTCTCTGTGTCAGGCGGACTGTGACAACG ATGGAAAGGTGCTCCCTGGAGATTTGACCCACTACGTGGTGCCTGATGTTGGAGTGGTGGTCGACTTTCTGGAGATCTTGGAgttcagagagctgcagggcgTCGTCTTCACCCAGACCGCCTGCCAGGCTGTGCAGCACAGCAAAGGACGCAG gcagtaCAACCGTCTACGAAACCTGCTCAAAGACCCTCGACatgactgtgtgctgtttgcTAATGAATTTCAAGAGTATTCCTATTGTCCGCGAGAGAAGGGGGAGAGCCAGGAGAAGTGGCAGACCAG gtgtgtgtacTCTGCAGCAGTATGGTACCATAACCACCTGGCAGGTATGATGGATGTTGTGATGATCACGGAGGACCAGGACGCCGTGGCTCAGTACAGCAGCCTCAACTCTGGAGTGTACGTCATCTCCGTCCAG GATTTTTTGCAAAACTTCTGGCCAGAGCTGCAGGTGGCTCATGAGCTGTACAGCTCCATTTCTCAGGCGCTACAAGAGAAGGAGAGCGAGGCCTCGCAGAAGGAGTACACTGAACATCTGCCCGCTGAAATCCTGGAGGCTGGAATCAAGTCTGGACGATACATTAAG GGTACTCTGAATATCAACAAGCACCACGATGAGGCCTCGATCATGACGGAGGGTTTGTCGAATAAGAACAAAG ATCTGAGTTGGGGCGTGTTGGTGTGTGGAAATAAGAATCGTAACAGAGCCGTACACGGAGACACGGTTGTGGTGGAGTTGTTGCCAAAGAGCGAGTGGAGAGGGAAGGTCACAGCGCTGtctgagggagaggagaagagcgGGGAGGAAAACGAGAGCAAACCTATGCCGACAG GTCGTGTTGTGGGGATCCTGCAGAGGAACTGGAGGGATTATGTTGTAACTTTTCCTCCCAGAGACGGGACTCAGTCTCAGAGCAGGAACTCTCAGCGGATCCTGGCTGTTCCCTGGGACCGCCGCATCCCCAAGATCCGCATCAGTACTCAGCAGGCCGACGCTCTGCAG GACCACAGAGTGGTGGTGCGCATTGATTCATGGGAAAGCACGTCGCTCTACCCAAACGGCCACAGTGTGCGGGTGCTGGGTCGGGCTGGAGAGCTGGAGACGGAGGTCCAGACCATCCTCATAGAGAACTGCATCCACGTGCCTCCCTTCTCAGACGCACAG CTGAGAGAGATGCCGGTCAACTCTCCCGAGAAGCCGTGGAGGATGGATCCAGTCCAGGTGGCAGAGCGGCGGGACCTCAGGGAGACTCACCTGGTGTTCAGCATCGACCCGCGGGGCTGCGAGGACGTGGACGACACGCTGTCGGTGCGCAGCATCGCCGGCGGgaagctgctggagctgggGGTCCACATCGCAGACGTCACCCACTTCGTCACAGAGGGCTCGCTCACCGACCTGGAAGCACGTATGAG GTCGACGACATACTACCTGGCAGACCGCAGGTACGACATGTTGCCTGCTGTTCTCAGTGCAgacctctgctctctgctgggaGGAGTCGACAG GTATGCCATGAGCGTAATGTGGGAGCTCGATGCACAAACCCTCGCCGTAAACAAGGTGTGGTACGGTCGCACGGTGATCCGCTCCTCTTACCAGCTCCACTATGAGCTGGCACAGGCGCTCCTCAACGGAGAGCAGGCGGAGGTACCGGAGCTGGCCCAGCTGGAGCCTGAGGTGAAGGATGCTAAGCTAGCTGAGCTCACCCAGGCTCTGGAGACGCTGACACATGTAGCCAGACACCTCCGGGCgcagagggacagaggaggagcactggagctggagggggtGGAG GTGCGTGCCCAGCTGGATGAGGAGAGGAACATCACAGCTCTGGTCCCCCGACAGCCGCTGGAGGTCCACGAGACTGTGGCTGAGTGCATGATTTACGCCAACCACTGGGTGGCGCGCAAGATCCAGGAGACCTTCCCTCATCAGGCCTTGCTGAGGCGACACCCGCCTCCACGGCAGGAGTTCTTCAGCCAGCTGGTGGAGAGCGCCACGGCCAAGGGATTCACCATCGATACCAG GACCAACAAGGCTTTAGCTGACTCTCTGGACCAGGCTGTGGACCCACAGGACACGCTGGTGAACAGGATGCTGAGAATGATGGCCACCACAGCCATGTCACAGGCCCTGTACTTTTCCACTGGTCTGGAGTCCCAAGACCAGTACTACCACTACG GTTTGGCTCTGGACCGTTACACACACTTCACCTCACCCATCCGCCGTTATGCCGACATCGTGGTGCACCGCCTTCTCACCGCAGCCATCGCCATGGAGAGGGGGACGGACTCTGGTAAAGAAATAGCCAGTAACAAAGAACTGGAAGAATTGGCTCAGCATATCAACAACAAGAACCGA GCGGCCCAGCGGGCCCAGAAGTTGTCCACAGTCTTGTTCCAGTGTCTCTACTTCAAAGAACGAGACCCTGAGACTGACCAGCAGTGTGTGGCCGACGCCGTCATCTACTCCATCAGAAACAACGGCCTGCTGGTGTTCATCCCAGA GTATGGTGTTAAAGGGCCGGTGTACCTGAAGAATCGAGAGGGTCAGGTGGTGGCTGCAGGACAGGACGGCAGCTGTGAGTGGCAGAGCGGCTCCTTACGCCAACATTCAGACCACATCAGCACCACCTCCAGCTGCGGCACCTCCACCTTCAGACTCTTCGACCACATCACC GTTCGTGTATCTGTCCGCTCCACATCTTCTCACGCTGACAGTCTAAACCTGGAGGTCATCAGTAACAAGCCCCACCGCAGCGCCGAGCCCCAGCAGCCCCACTCCCAGGGCCGCAGCCAGCTGGTCCAGGAGGTGGTGCGCCTGGCCGAGGAGGCGCACCAGCAGGCCCAGGAGAAGGCGGCCCGTCGACCCAAACTctccagagaggagagagagttcAGCCAGAGCAAAACTCCCAATCTGTACTctctgctggaggaggtgagggagctCGCTCTGATGGACCTGGACATGGCTGCACAGGTGTGTGCGACATCAGCGTAG
- the lctla gene encoding lactase-like a produces MVNHFNDFANLCFERFGNRVKYWITFNNPWSIAVEGYETGEHAPGLKMKGTGAYKAAHHIIKAHAKVWHTYDMQWRSKQKGLVGISLTADWGEPVDITNQRDIEAAERYIQFYMGWFATPIFNGDYPQVMKDYIGRKSGQQGLGASRLPVFSPQEKSYIKGTCDFLGLGHFTTRYVTMKNFPSGLGDSYFSDRDLAELVDPQWPDPGSEWLYSVPWGFRRLLNFVKTQYGNPMIYVTENGVSEKMLCTDLCDDWRMKYFKDYINEMLKDPLIGHMEMVTEIVVPTVCTLCILLSAVFLMFLLRGRL; encoded by the exons ATGGTGAACCACTTCAATGACTTTGCCAACTTGTGCTTCGAACGATTTGGAAACAGAGTGAAGTACTGGATCACTTTCAACAACCCGTGG TCCATTGCTGTGGAGGGATATGAAACAGGGGAACATGCACCCGGACTGAAGATGAAGGGAACAGGAGCTTACAAAGCCGCTCACCACATCATCAAG GCTCATGCCAAAGTCTGGCACACGTACGACATGCAGTGGAGAAGCAAACAGAAAG gtcTGGTTGGGATCTCGCTAACGGCTGACTGGGGGGAACCCGTGGACATCACCAACCAGAGGGACATCGAAGCAGCAGAGAGATACATCCAGTTCTACATGGGATGGTTTGCGACTCCCATCTTTAATGGAGACTACCCCCAGGTTATGAAAGATTATATCG GCAGGAAGAGTGGCCAGCAGGGCCTGGGAGCTTCACGGCTGCCCGTCTTCTCGCCTCAGGAGAAGAGTTACATCAAGGGAACCTGTGACTTTTTGGGCCTCGGACATTTCACCACTCGCTACGTCACCATGAAGAATTTCCCGTCAGGCCTCGGGGACAGCTACTTCTCAGATCGTGACCTGGCTGAGCTGGTTGACCCACAGTGGCCTGATCCTGGCTCCGAGTGGCTCTATTCTGTTCCCTGGGGCTTCAGACGCCTGTTGAACTTTGTGAAG ACTCAGTACGGAAACCCGATGATATACGTGACAGAAAACGGCGTGTCGGAGAAAATGCTGTGCACCGACCTCTGTGACGACTGGAGGATGAAGTACTTCAAAGACTACATTAATGAAATGCTCAAAG atCCGTTGATAGGCCACATGGAGATGGTGACAGAGATTGTGGTTCCCACCGTGTGCACGCTCTGCATCCTCCTCAGCGCAGTCTTCCTCATGTTCCTGCTGCGTGGACGCCTctga
- the tipin gene encoding TIMELESS-interacting protein, giving the protein MRGPLEIGDYDGLKDEAFPPLPPPQSPGQGGQDEGDPFGNDEENGDVSKLDEVPAAKRKGVKRPQPKLDSNRLISDRGLPALRTLFDDVRFKGKGHEAEDLQLLMHKMENWAHRLYPKLQFEEFIDKVEKLGKKKEVQTCLKRIRLDMPLTHEDYMGNAEEAAAPESHVFGDPDPFNSTVFPDDLQAPVHSTPAPAAPPSFSPAAPSPAASSSPAAPSLTEEQRKRMELNRQRALERKLARQQQQQQTDPSDSQTVESSTSADEPTSVSSANVLNTSENQDEEMEDLDLKPTSSSTQEPSEQPHKDSEPSADSPQSEKEEDGSTSQLHQPSNECEDGD; this is encoded by the exons ATGCGCGGCCCACTAGAAATTGGTGACTACGATGGCCTGAAGGATGAAgctttccctcctctcccaccACCTCAGTCCCCGGGCCAGGGAGGACAAGATGAAGGAGACCCCTTTGGAAATG ACGAGGAAAATGGCGACGTGTCCAAGCTGGATGAGGTTCCTGCTGCTAAAAGGAAAGGAGTGAAGAGGCCGCAGCCCAAGCTGGACTCTAACAG gCTGATCTCAGACAGAGGACTTCCAGCTCTGCGAACACTGTTTGATGACGTCCGTTTCAAAGGCAAAGGACACGAG GCGGAggacctgcagctgctgatgcATAAGATGGAGAACTGGGCCCACAGGCTGTATCCAAAACTGCAGTTTGAGGAGTTTATTGACAAAGTGGAGAAACTCGGCAAGAAGAAGGAAGTGCAG ACGTGTCTGAAACGGATACGACTGGACATGCCGCTGACACACGAGGACTACATGGGTAATG CTGAAGAAGCAGCAGCTCCTGAATCTCACGTCTTCGGGGATCCAGATCCGTTCAACAGCACAGTCTTCCCAGATGACCTGCAAGCGCCGGTCCACTCCACCCCGGCTCCAGCTGCCCCACCTTCTttctctccagcagctccttctCCAGCTGCGTCCTCCTCCCCAGCTGCACCGTCTCTGACCGAGGAGCAGCGTAAACGCATGGAGCTGAACAGACAGCGAGCCCTGGAGAGGAAGCTCGCccgccagcagcagcagcagcagacag ATCCTTCAGACTCCCAGACTGTTGAGTCGTCCACGTCAGCAGATGAACCCACGTCTGTCTCCTCTGCAAATGTCCTCAACACCTCTGAAAATCAGgatgaggagatggaggatTTGGACCTGAAgccaaccagcagcagcacacaagAGCCCAGCGAGCAGCCACACAAAGACTCTGAACCTTCTGCTGATTCACCTCAGAGTGAGAAAGAGGAAGACGGCAGCACCAGTCAGCTCCATCAGCCCAGTAATGAGTGTGAGGACGGAGATTAA